From Mercenaria mercenaria strain notata chromosome 17, MADL_Memer_1, whole genome shotgun sequence, the proteins below share one genomic window:
- the LOC123536969 gene encoding uncharacterized protein LOC123536969 has product MASSEIVKLNVGGVIYTTTKSTLCKFPHSMLGAMFNGSLSTSLDECGCVFIDRDGELFKHILNYLRSSRLALPCDFKDLDQLSVEADFYQITSLIDHIEMLKQPVPEKHVRMRYLEVIEVRTGNLATMPTMNSRIKTIISGRRDIIHKFLSPHQIHPAERERLQLNTGKDFTEIALTGSNVRLQVGECLRNQGWELSESQMSTFPSGEAIVHNYKDRWSLAQIKGEHSLEESQCNGIDDETLEEISLLSNEDDQ; this is encoded by the coding sequence ATGGCTAGCTCAGAAATTGTGAAACTTAATGTAGGTGGTGTCATATATACCACCACTAAATCTACACTGTGTAAATTCCCACATTCTATGCTTGGAGCCATGTTTAATGGCAGTTTGTCAACAAGCCTTGATGAATGTGGTTGTGTTTTTATTGACAGAGATGGTGAGTTGTTCAAgcatattttgaattatttaagatCGTCAAGACTTGCACTTCCATGTGATTTTAAAGATCTGGACCAGTTAAGTGTTGAAGCTGACTTCTACCAGATCACATCTTTAATAGACCACATAGAAATGCTAAAACAGCCAGTGCCTGAAAAACATGTTCGCATGAGATATCTGGAAGTGATTGAAGTACGAACAGGCAATCTAGCAACTATGCCTACCATGAATTCTCGAATAAAGACAATTATTTCCGGTCGAAGAGATATAATTCATAAATTTTTGTCACCACACCAGATTCACCCTGCAGAACGTGAACGTTTACAGCTAAACACTGGAAAGGATTTTACAGAAATTGCGCTCACAGGAAGTAATGTTAGGTTGCAGGTTGGTGAGTGTTTACGGAATCAAGGTTGGGAACTTTCAGAATCTCAGATGTCTACATTTCCATCAGGGGAGGCAATTGTTCACAATTACAAGGATAGATGGAGCCTTGCTCAAATCAAGGGAGAGCATTCACTTGAAGAATCACAGTGTAATGGAATAGATGATGAAACATTGGAAGAAATTTCCTTACTTAGCAATGAAGATGATCAGTGA